One genomic segment of Salmo trutta chromosome 8, fSalTru1.1, whole genome shotgun sequence includes these proteins:
- the LOC115199149 gene encoding cytidine monophosphate-N-acetylneuraminic acid hydroxylase isoform X2, translated as MTAQSSKTVLSLDSEAVFSLKDGINFKKSPDDGKCYIIYKENGELKACKNQCKHQGGLFIKDIEDLDGRTVRCTKHYWKLNVSTMQYVNPPDSFTQDELDVVMTDEGGLQLVEVIVWDPWSADPQDPQELQEGEVTVTYLTHACMELQLGGKKMIFDPWLTGPAFARGWWLLHEPPADSMERLCMADLIYISHMHSDHLSYPTLKSLSATRPDVPIYVGDTSRPVFWMLEKSQVQLTNINVVPFGIWQNIDEHLRFMILKDEVHPEMDTCIIVEYKGHMILNTVDCTRPNYGRLPHNVDLMMSDFAGGASGFPMTFSGGKYTESWKADFIKNERKKLMNYKAQLVKSLQPKIYCPFAGYFVEAHPSDRYIKETNTKNKAEELNALIKKSAPGITTWTPKPGAVLDLALALMSPSRKAITDPPSGTNIYKDSWDFDLYVDELNRAITAEIFKHKSWIQFYYNWAGFKNYDLVVRVIETDEDFIPIDNGYNYLVDFMDLSFPTQRPTREHPYEEIKNRIGVMRHVVKNGLLWDNLYIGFQNRLSREPDVYHHQRLPPAVSPRLLTFPPLLLSSLTKRLPPPVLEPLPDRVASHWAGLGLVPAAGAIIPEVC; from the exons ATGACAGCCCAGTCTTCAAAGACAGTGCTGTCCCTGGACTCTGAGGCGGTGTTCTCACTCAAAGATGGCATCAACTTTAAGAAGAGCCCAGATGATGGCAAGTGCTACATCATATACAAAGAAAATGGAGAGCTGAAGGCCTGCAAGAACCAATGCAAACACCAAGGAGGCCTGTTCATCAAAGACATAGAGGACTTAGATGGAAG GACGGTCCGATGTACAAAACACTACTGGAAGCTGAACGTCTCAACTATGCAGTATGTGAACCCTCCTGACAGCTTCACACAGGATGAGCTGG ACGTCGTGATGACAGACGAGGGTGGTCTTCAGCTCGTGGAGGTGATCGTCTGGGACCCCTGGTCGGCAGATCCCCAGGATCCACAGGAACTGCAGGAGGGAGAGGTGACT GTGACCTACCTCACCCATGCATGCATGGAGCTCCAGCTAGGGGGGAAGAAGATGATATTCGACCCCTGGCTGACGGGTCCGGCCTTCGCCAGGGGCTGGTGGCTGCTCCACGAGccccctgctgactccatggagAGGCTGTGCATGGCCGACCTCATCTACATCAGCCACATGCACTCCGACCACCTCAG CTACCCAACCTTAAAATCCCTCTCTGCGACGAGACCAGATGTTCCTATTTATGTTGGCGACACATCAAGGCCAGTGTTCTG GATGCTGGAGAAAAGTCAGGTGCAGCTGACAAATATCAACGTAGTTCCCTTTGGCATTTGGCAAAAC ATTGATGAGCACCTCAGATTCATGATTCTGAAGGATGAAGTGCACCCCGAAATGGACACCTGTATCATTGTTGAATATAAAG GTCATATGATCCTCAACACGGTGGACTGCACCAGGCCAAACTACGGCCGACTGCCCCACAATGTAGACCTGATGATGAGCGACTTTGCTGGGGGGGCGTCTGGCTTCCCCATGACCTTCAGTGGAGGAAAATACACAG AGAGCTGGAAAGCCGATTTCATCAAGAATGAAAGGAAGAAGCTCATGAACTACAAGGCCCAGCTGGTAAAGTCCTTGCAGCCCAAGATCTACTGCCCGTTTGCCGGTTACTTTGTCGAAGCACATCCCTCAGACAG GTACATTAAGGAAACTAACACGAAAAACAAAGCGGAGGAGCTCAATGCCCTGATCAAGAAGAGCGCTCCAGGCATAACAACATGGACACCCAAGCCAGGCGCTGTGCTCGATCTGGCCCTGGCTCTGATGAGCCCCAGCCG GAAAGCCATCACCGACCCTCCGTCCGGGACAAACATCTATAAGGACAGTTGGGACTTTGATTTGTACGTGGATGAACTGAACAGGGCCATCACCGCTGAGATATTTAAACATAAAAGCTGGATCCAATTTTATTACAACTGGGCAGGGTTTAAAAACTACGATCTAGTTGTCCGG GTCATTGAGACAGATGAGGACTTCATTCCGATAGACAATGGCTACAACTATCTAGTGGACTTCATGGATCTCTCCTTCCCTACTCAGAGGCCCACTAGAGAGCACCCTTATGAGGAG ATCAAGAACAGGATCGGAGTCATGAGGCACGTGGTGAAGAACGGCCTTCTTTGGGACAACCTGTATATTGGCTTCCAGAACCGTCTGAGCAGAGAGCCAGACGTCTACCACCACCA ACGTCTACCACCAGCGGTAAGCCCTCGTCTCCTCACCTTCCCTCCTTTGCTTCTTTCTTCCCTTACCAAACGTCTACCACCACCG GTTCTGGAACCACTTCCAGACAGAGTTGCCAGTCACTGGGCCGGACTGGGACTTGTTCCTGCAGCAGGCGCCATCATACCAGAGGTCTGCTGA
- the LOC115199149 gene encoding cytidine monophosphate-N-acetylneuraminic acid hydroxylase isoform X3, translating into MTAQSSKTVLSLDSEAVFSLKDGINFKKSPDDGKCYIIYKENGELKACKNQCKHQGGLFIKDIEDLDGRTVRCTKHYWKLNVSTMQYVNPPDSFTQDELDVVMTDEGGLQLVEVIVWDPWSADPQDPQELQEGEVTVTYLTHACMELQLGGKKMIFDPWLTGPAFARGWWLLHEPPADSMERLCMADLIYISHMHSDHLSYPTLKSLSATRPDVPIYVGDTSRPVFWMLEKSQVQLTNINVVPFGIWQNIDEHLRFMILKDEVHPEMDTCIIVEYKGHMILNTVDCTRPNYGRLPHNVDLMMSDFAGGASGFPMTFSGGKYTESWKADFIKNERKKLMNYKAQLVKSLQPKIYCPFAGYFVEAHPSDRYIKETNTKNKAEELNALIKKSAPGITTWTPKPGAVLDLALALMSPSRKAITDPPSGTNIYKDSWDFDLYVDELNRAITAEIFKHKSWIQFYYNWAGFKNYDLVVRVIETDEDFIPIDNGYNYLVDFMDLSFPTQRPTREHPYEEIKNRIGVMRHVVKNGLLWDNLYIGFQNRLSREPDVYHHQFWNHFQTELPVTGPDWDLFLQQAPSYQRSAEPQGIQTESGSASTLS; encoded by the exons ATGACAGCCCAGTCTTCAAAGACAGTGCTGTCCCTGGACTCTGAGGCGGTGTTCTCACTCAAAGATGGCATCAACTTTAAGAAGAGCCCAGATGATGGCAAGTGCTACATCATATACAAAGAAAATGGAGAGCTGAAGGCCTGCAAGAACCAATGCAAACACCAAGGAGGCCTGTTCATCAAAGACATAGAGGACTTAGATGGAAG GACGGTCCGATGTACAAAACACTACTGGAAGCTGAACGTCTCAACTATGCAGTATGTGAACCCTCCTGACAGCTTCACACAGGATGAGCTGG ACGTCGTGATGACAGACGAGGGTGGTCTTCAGCTCGTGGAGGTGATCGTCTGGGACCCCTGGTCGGCAGATCCCCAGGATCCACAGGAACTGCAGGAGGGAGAGGTGACT GTGACCTACCTCACCCATGCATGCATGGAGCTCCAGCTAGGGGGGAAGAAGATGATATTCGACCCCTGGCTGACGGGTCCGGCCTTCGCCAGGGGCTGGTGGCTGCTCCACGAGccccctgctgactccatggagAGGCTGTGCATGGCCGACCTCATCTACATCAGCCACATGCACTCCGACCACCTCAG CTACCCAACCTTAAAATCCCTCTCTGCGACGAGACCAGATGTTCCTATTTATGTTGGCGACACATCAAGGCCAGTGTTCTG GATGCTGGAGAAAAGTCAGGTGCAGCTGACAAATATCAACGTAGTTCCCTTTGGCATTTGGCAAAAC ATTGATGAGCACCTCAGATTCATGATTCTGAAGGATGAAGTGCACCCCGAAATGGACACCTGTATCATTGTTGAATATAAAG GTCATATGATCCTCAACACGGTGGACTGCACCAGGCCAAACTACGGCCGACTGCCCCACAATGTAGACCTGATGATGAGCGACTTTGCTGGGGGGGCGTCTGGCTTCCCCATGACCTTCAGTGGAGGAAAATACACAG AGAGCTGGAAAGCCGATTTCATCAAGAATGAAAGGAAGAAGCTCATGAACTACAAGGCCCAGCTGGTAAAGTCCTTGCAGCCCAAGATCTACTGCCCGTTTGCCGGTTACTTTGTCGAAGCACATCCCTCAGACAG GTACATTAAGGAAACTAACACGAAAAACAAAGCGGAGGAGCTCAATGCCCTGATCAAGAAGAGCGCTCCAGGCATAACAACATGGACACCCAAGCCAGGCGCTGTGCTCGATCTGGCCCTGGCTCTGATGAGCCCCAGCCG GAAAGCCATCACCGACCCTCCGTCCGGGACAAACATCTATAAGGACAGTTGGGACTTTGATTTGTACGTGGATGAACTGAACAGGGCCATCACCGCTGAGATATTTAAACATAAAAGCTGGATCCAATTTTATTACAACTGGGCAGGGTTTAAAAACTACGATCTAGTTGTCCGG GTCATTGAGACAGATGAGGACTTCATTCCGATAGACAATGGCTACAACTATCTAGTGGACTTCATGGATCTCTCCTTCCCTACTCAGAGGCCCACTAGAGAGCACCCTTATGAGGAG ATCAAGAACAGGATCGGAGTCATGAGGCACGTGGTGAAGAACGGCCTTCTTTGGGACAACCTGTATATTGGCTTCCAGAACCGTCTGAGCAGAGAGCCAGACGTCTACCACCACCA GTTCTGGAACCACTTCCAGACAGAGTTGCCAGTCACTGGGCCGGACTGGGACTTGTTCCTGCAGCAGGCGCCATCATACCAGAGGTCTGCTGAACCCCAGGGAATCCAAACAGAAAGTGGCTCTGCTTCTACATTGTCTTAG
- the glipr1a gene encoding GLIPR1-like protein 1: MGQLLLQGLLWAAIFLGSSVPNIESSEYNPFPGITDKKFIDDCVRIHNDNRSSVNPPARNMLYMTWDEGLAITARAWARHCDFQHNIYLKEVRRVHPVFSSVGENIWAGYPPSTFSVMRAMDLWVKEVNDYSYPSNGCRQGKMCGHYTQVVWATSYKVGCAVQICPNGVDRTSFSDKEGAIFVCNYAEAGNVVGMLPYQNGLEECSSCEGANNQCQAKLCHNPKRDEQKSYRWTPDWDPTLATCGPCCMAILAIRPLALLLTFVAAFGVHRLYPSIFVYE; encoded by the exons ATGGGGCAGCTACTGCTGCAGGGATTGCTGTGGGCTGCGATTTTCCTGGGCTCATCTGTCCCTAATATCGAGTCCTCAGAGTACAACCCATTTCCTGGCATCACCGACAAGAAGTTCATCGACGACTGTGTGAGGATACACAACGACAACCGATCCTCTGTGAATCCACCAGCCAGAAATATGCTCTACATG aCGTGGGATGAGGGCTTGGCCATCACTGCAAGGGCCTGGGCAAGACACTGTGATTTCCAGCACAACATCTACCTGAAAGAGGTCAGACGGGTCCACCCTGTCTTCTCCTCCGTGGGAGAGAACATCTGGGCAGGATACCCGCCCTCCACGTTCTCCGTCATGCGCGCCATGGATTTATGGGTCAAAGAAGTGAACGATTACTCATACCCAAGCAATGGGTGTAGACAAGGGAAAATGTGTGGCCACTATACACAG GTTGTATGGGCGACGAGCTACAAGGTTGGTTGCGCCGTCCAAATATGCCCGAATGGTGTCGACAGGACTTCGTTTTCTGATAAAGAGGGAGCCATATTTGTTTGTAACTATGCCGAAGC GGGAAACGTGGTTGGGATGTTACCATACCAGAACGGGTTGGAAGAATGCAGCTCTTGTGAGGGTGCAAACAATCAATGCCAGGCCAAGCTCTGCC ACAATCCAAAACGAGATGAACAGAAAA GTTACAGATGGACCCCCGACTGGGACCCCACCCTGGCCACATGTGGCCCCTGCTGCATGGCCATATTGGCCATCCGACCCCTGGCCCTTCTCCTCACCTTTGTCGCCGCATTTGGAGTACACAGATTGTACCCAAGCATATTTGTTTACGAATAG
- the LOC115199149 gene encoding cytidine monophosphate-N-acetylneuraminic acid hydroxylase isoform X1, producing the protein MTAQSSKTVLSLDSEAVFSLKDGINFKKSPDDGKCYIIYKENGELKACKNQCKHQGGLFIKDIEDLDGRTVRCTKHYWKLNVSTMQYVNPPDSFTQDELDVVMTDEGGLQLVEVIVWDPWSADPQDPQELQEGEVTVTYLTHACMELQLGGKKMIFDPWLTGPAFARGWWLLHEPPADSMERLCMADLIYISHMHSDHLSYPTLKSLSATRPDVPIYVGDTSRPVFWMLEKSQVQLTNINVVPFGIWQNIDEHLRFMILKDEVHPEMDTCIIVEYKGHMILNTVDCTRPNYGRLPHNVDLMMSDFAGGASGFPMTFSGGKYTESWKADFIKNERKKLMNYKAQLVKSLQPKIYCPFAGYFVEAHPSDRYIKETNTKNKAEELNALIKKSAPGITTWTPKPGAVLDLALALMSPSRKAITDPPSGTNIYKDSWDFDLYVDELNRAITAEIFKHKSWIQFYYNWAGFKNYDLVVRVIETDEDFIPIDNGYNYLVDFMDLSFPTQRPTREHPYEEIKNRIGVMRHVVKNGLLWDNLYIGFQNRLSREPDVYHHQRLPPAVSPRLLTFPPLLLSSLTKRLPPPVSPRLLTYQTQASTTTSSGTTSRQSCQSLGRTGTCSCSRRHHTRGLLNPRESKQKVALLLHCLRKSRLYCHIRTKLCVSNNE; encoded by the exons ATGACAGCCCAGTCTTCAAAGACAGTGCTGTCCCTGGACTCTGAGGCGGTGTTCTCACTCAAAGATGGCATCAACTTTAAGAAGAGCCCAGATGATGGCAAGTGCTACATCATATACAAAGAAAATGGAGAGCTGAAGGCCTGCAAGAACCAATGCAAACACCAAGGAGGCCTGTTCATCAAAGACATAGAGGACTTAGATGGAAG GACGGTCCGATGTACAAAACACTACTGGAAGCTGAACGTCTCAACTATGCAGTATGTGAACCCTCCTGACAGCTTCACACAGGATGAGCTGG ACGTCGTGATGACAGACGAGGGTGGTCTTCAGCTCGTGGAGGTGATCGTCTGGGACCCCTGGTCGGCAGATCCCCAGGATCCACAGGAACTGCAGGAGGGAGAGGTGACT GTGACCTACCTCACCCATGCATGCATGGAGCTCCAGCTAGGGGGGAAGAAGATGATATTCGACCCCTGGCTGACGGGTCCGGCCTTCGCCAGGGGCTGGTGGCTGCTCCACGAGccccctgctgactccatggagAGGCTGTGCATGGCCGACCTCATCTACATCAGCCACATGCACTCCGACCACCTCAG CTACCCAACCTTAAAATCCCTCTCTGCGACGAGACCAGATGTTCCTATTTATGTTGGCGACACATCAAGGCCAGTGTTCTG GATGCTGGAGAAAAGTCAGGTGCAGCTGACAAATATCAACGTAGTTCCCTTTGGCATTTGGCAAAAC ATTGATGAGCACCTCAGATTCATGATTCTGAAGGATGAAGTGCACCCCGAAATGGACACCTGTATCATTGTTGAATATAAAG GTCATATGATCCTCAACACGGTGGACTGCACCAGGCCAAACTACGGCCGACTGCCCCACAATGTAGACCTGATGATGAGCGACTTTGCTGGGGGGGCGTCTGGCTTCCCCATGACCTTCAGTGGAGGAAAATACACAG AGAGCTGGAAAGCCGATTTCATCAAGAATGAAAGGAAGAAGCTCATGAACTACAAGGCCCAGCTGGTAAAGTCCTTGCAGCCCAAGATCTACTGCCCGTTTGCCGGTTACTTTGTCGAAGCACATCCCTCAGACAG GTACATTAAGGAAACTAACACGAAAAACAAAGCGGAGGAGCTCAATGCCCTGATCAAGAAGAGCGCTCCAGGCATAACAACATGGACACCCAAGCCAGGCGCTGTGCTCGATCTGGCCCTGGCTCTGATGAGCCCCAGCCG GAAAGCCATCACCGACCCTCCGTCCGGGACAAACATCTATAAGGACAGTTGGGACTTTGATTTGTACGTGGATGAACTGAACAGGGCCATCACCGCTGAGATATTTAAACATAAAAGCTGGATCCAATTTTATTACAACTGGGCAGGGTTTAAAAACTACGATCTAGTTGTCCGG GTCATTGAGACAGATGAGGACTTCATTCCGATAGACAATGGCTACAACTATCTAGTGGACTTCATGGATCTCTCCTTCCCTACTCAGAGGCCCACTAGAGAGCACCCTTATGAGGAG ATCAAGAACAGGATCGGAGTCATGAGGCACGTGGTGAAGAACGGCCTTCTTTGGGACAACCTGTATATTGGCTTCCAGAACCGTCTGAGCAGAGAGCCAGACGTCTACCACCACCA ACGTCTACCACCAGCGGTAAGCCCTCGTCTCCTCACCTTCCCTCCTTTGCTTCTTTCTTCCCTTACCAAACGTCTACCACCACCGGTAAGCCCTCGTCTCCTAACTTACCAGACCCAGGCGTCTACCACTACCA GTTCTGGAACCACTTCCAGACAGAGTTGCCAGTCACTGGGCCGGACTGGGACTTGTTCCTGCAGCAGGCGCCATCATACCAGAGGTCTGCTGAACCCCAGGGAATCCAAACAGAAAGTGGCTCTGCTTCTACATTGTCTTAGAAAAAGCAGGTTATACTGTCACATCAGAACCAAGCTTTGTGTATCCAATAATGAATAA